A genomic region of Dreissena polymorpha isolate Duluth1 chromosome 4, UMN_Dpol_1.0, whole genome shotgun sequence contains the following coding sequences:
- the LOC127877794 gene encoding von Willebrand factor C domain-containing protein 2-like: protein MDLLCICLVLSVFSGTFGAILPVTDFAPVSVAPAGCTWNGTFYKEGASIHKSPCEPCQCGHDGHIFCAIVDCFFTPCVDSVHDPTKCCPVCPNGPNCQHKDGTIIKNGETYRPDSLTTCRCPDNHFGFGAAIAVCAHTAPFVQPGNRNIE, encoded by the exons ATGGATCTCTTGTGTATCTGTCTCGTGCTCTCTGTATTCTCGGGGACGTTCGGGGCCATCCTACCGGTCACCGACTTTGCCCCTGTCAGTGTTGCCCCCGCTGGATGTACATGGAATGGAACATTCTATAAG GAGGGAGCTTCCATCCACAAATCCCCGTGTGAGCCTTGCCAATGCGGCCATGACGGTCATATCTTCTGTGCCATTGTCGATTGTTTCTTCACGCCTTGCGTCGATTCCGTTCATGACCCAACAAAATGCTGCCCTGTTTGTCCCAATG GTCCAAACTGTCAACACAAGGACGGTACAATAATCAAGAATGGTGAGACCTACAGGCCAGATTCGCTGACAACGTGCCGTTGCCCTGACAACCATTTCGGGTTCGGGGCCGCCATAGCAGTGTGCGCCCACACCGCTCCGTTTGTGCAGCCCGGAAACCGCAATATCGAGTAG